A genome region from Brassica oleracea var. oleracea cultivar TO1000 chromosome C2, BOL, whole genome shotgun sequence includes the following:
- the LOC106325653 gene encoding latex serine proteinase inhibitor-like encodes MNPMFYFLLALTVLLAATANATKPVLDTDGDFIFDGSYYVLPAIFGAAGGGLNLASRGSNQCPLFVGQEISEVDRGIPVKFSNWRLKVGFVPESEKLNIKMDVKATICVQSTYWWVTAAPSGFRTLFITAGPNPEAGEDSSRSFFQIEKAKGFPDGYHIMFCPKDNDCINVGIIVDEYGVRRLALSSMPFPFVFMKATGTQTSSKPIMSII; translated from the coding sequence ATGAATCCTATGTTTTACTTCCTTCTTGCCTTAACCGTTCTTTTGGCGGCAACCGCAAACGCCACCAAACCAGTTCTCGACACTGATGGTGATTTCATATTCGATGGAAGTTACTACGTTCTACCTGCCATCTTCGGCGCTGCCGGTGGCGGCCTGAATCTCGCCTCTCGTGGTAGCAACCAATGTCCCCTCTTCGTCGGGCAGGAAATTTCAGAGGTCGACAGGGGCATTCCCGTCAAATTTTCAAACTGGAGACTTAAAGTTGGGTTTGTTCCGGAATCAGAGAAGCTCAACATCAAGATGGACGTCAAAGCTACAATATGCGTTCAGTCAACCTATTGGTGGGTCACTGCAGCCCCAAGTGGCTTTCGGACATTGTTCATAACGGCTGGTCCTAACCCGGAAGCTGGAGAAGATTCGTCAAGGAGTTTCTTCCAGATCGAGAAAGCTAAAGGTTTTCCTGACGGTTACCATATTATGTTTTGTCCTAAGGATAACGATTGCATCAATGTGGGGATAATTGTGGACGAATATGGCGTTCGGCGTTTGGCTTTAAGCTCTATGCCATTCCCGTTTGTGTTCATGAAAGCTACTGGTACACAGACTTCGTCCAAGCCTATTATGTCTATCATCTAA